GGTTTAAGAAGCTATATGACTTAAGAAACTATCGCCAAACGCCAAACGTCTTAATGCCCAGTgatcttatgccaaacggccgtATGCCAATGACTATGCCAAATGACGCAAATCCTAGAAACACCATCTTTAAATCTTTCAGTAACATTATAATCTTTCAACTCTTGCCATCTTTTCAGCTCCAGCAGCAGGATGCCAACGAACGCAGTCAAGCGCCGGCTGGATCTCGCCGCAAATCTAATTCCAAAGTCGTGGCCAACAACCTACGGTTTTCCTTTTTCTGCCTGGTGGTGAGCGCCTCGCTGCTGATATTCCTGTTCCTGGCCTACACTGACTCATTCCATCCGATCGTCGACACCATTGCCGGGAAGCTGGGCTACCATGAGAAAACTTACGCCGTTGTGATCGATGCCGGTTCCACCGGGAGCCGAGTGCTGGCGTTCGAATTCCACCGCGGCTACCTGGACGGACGATTGGTCCTGGACTACGAATTGTACAAACACTCTAAGCCGGGATTATCAGCGTTCGCCGATAAACCACAGGAAGGAGCGGCTACCATCGACAAGCTACTGCAGGAGGCCAGAAATGTCATACCCAAGGAGAAGATGGCTACCACACCGCTAGTTTTGAAAGCCACGGCTGGACTCAGGCTACTAAAACCCGAACAAGCCGAAGGATTGCTGCAAGCTTGCAGAGATTTGTTCGAAAAATCGGGATTCTTAGTGAACGATCAGTCGGTGGAAATTATGGATGGTACTGACGAGGGCATTTTCTCGTGGTTTACAATCAATTTCTTGCTGGGAAAACTCAATGGCCGCAATACGGTCGCAGCTTTGGATCTTGGTGGCGGAAGCACTCAAGTCACCTTCGCACCGAAAGACATCTCACAGACTCCTCTGTACAAAAATTTCATGCACAAAGTTCCTACCGTCAATTCGCATGTGGACGTTTTCACGACCAGCTAT
The Aedes albopictus strain Foshan unplaced genomic scaffold, AalbF5 HiC_scaffold_652, whole genome shotgun sequence genome window above contains:
- the LOC115254978 gene encoding ectonucleoside triphosphate diphosphohydrolase 5 isoform X2, with amino-acid sequence MRHEYHLLQQQDANERSQAPAGSRRKSNSKVVANNLRFSFFCLVVSASLLIFLFLAYTDSFHPIVDTIAGKLGYHEKTYAVVIDAGSTGSRVLAFEFHRGYLDGRLVLDYELYKHSKPGLSAFADKPQEGAATIDKLLQEARNVIPKEKMATTPLVLKATAGLRLLKPEQAEGLLQACRDLFEKSGFLVNDQSVEIMDGTDEGIFSWFTINFLLGKLNGRNTVAALDLGGGSTQVTFAPKDISQTPLYKNFMHKVPTVNSHVDVFTTSYLGAGLMAVRHAVFTNGAQEGQTKLTSECVNSIVKDKLFRYGTEQFYISGKENPKATAENPEVDYEQCAAIVRKKLLPTLSPKPVTLKQHEISAFSYFFDRAIETGLVDPFQGGETTVGQFITRSREVCADANTDQPFMCVDLTFIAVLLEEGYGLKPKTPLKLYKKIDGHEISWALGCAYSILTSNKSSQL
- the LOC115254978 gene encoding ectonucleoside triphosphate diphosphohydrolase 5 isoform X1; the protein is MPSQNQNLRNRKLQQQDANERSQAPAGSRRKSNSKVVANNLRFSFFCLVVSASLLIFLFLAYTDSFHPIVDTIAGKLGYHEKTYAVVIDAGSTGSRVLAFEFHRGYLDGRLVLDYELYKHSKPGLSAFADKPQEGAATIDKLLQEARNVIPKEKMATTPLVLKATAGLRLLKPEQAEGLLQACRDLFEKSGFLVNDQSVEIMDGTDEGIFSWFTINFLLGKLNGRNTVAALDLGGGSTQVTFAPKDISQTPLYKNFMHKVPTVNSHVDVFTTSYLGAGLMAVRHAVFTNGAQEGQTKLTSECVNSIVKDKLFRYGTEQFYISGKENPKATAENPEVDYEQCAAIVRKKLLPTLSPKPVTLKQHEISAFSYFFDRAIETGLVDPFQGGETTVGQFITRSREVCADANTDQPFMCVDLTFIAVLLEEGYGLKPKTPLKLYKKIDGHEISWALGCAYSILTSNKSSQL